The sequence below is a genomic window from Bradysia coprophila strain Holo2 chromosome X unlocalized genomic scaffold, BU_Bcop_v1 contig_128, whole genome shotgun sequence.
TAAAATTTTCGGGTCACCCGAACCAGACCTgatctatttgaaaatttcgggttcagatcaggttcgggtcaaacccgaaatggaaattcgggttcgggtcaagtacgggttgaataatttcgggttcgggtcgggttcggtttgaacccgaaatcgaaaattctggttcgggtcaagttcgggttgaacccgaaatctTAGTTCCGGTTCGGGTCTAAAACCGGTTCGGGTCATAACCTGAACTGAtcaggtcaacccgaacccgttccgagccttaaaaCGAACACTGAGAAATATTCAGCTTTCCGATTCGATGATTTCAAACGAAACCAATACAGAAAACGTGATATCAATAGCGCTGTTATTTgagtacaaaaatttttcagataaaGACAACGACAgtgagaatttaaaaaaaaatcggacaAAATTCTAAACCGGTTAATAAATGCAGAGACATTGAAGAACTGGAATTTTATTTCCTCAGCGTAACCTTCAATTTCAATCCATGATTCGGACTTAATACCAAACTCGACGAACTGAATTTGATATCGGCAGGTCCGGCCAAATCGTAACGACATTTGctcaacattttcaacagTCCAATTTTCGTTGTCAACTTCCCACTTCGCATTCCGGGACATATTCTTGGCCCATCTCCGAATTGTAACATTGGTTGTTCAACGAACGGCTTTGCGCCAATATTATCGACATAAAACCGATCTGGATTGAATGTGTCCGGATCCGGGTAGAAAGTGGGATCACGATGAAGAGCAAATACTGGTATCATAACAAGTGTTCCTCTATTGATATGAACGTTGGTACCGGGAATGGTGTATGGAATCGTGCACGTTCTGGTAAGAACTGGTAGAGCTGGATATTTCCTTAAAGTTTCTACAGAGAAAGATGCATATAGTTTGTACACCGTCAATGACACTTAGTACACTCAATCTTACCATCGATACAACAttccaagaatttcaattccgTCATACTCTCGTAAGTGATTTCGTCGTTGTACTTTTTCATCACTTCGTCGATTTCTTGATGAGCTCGCCGTTGAAGTTCATGGTTTTTTGCAAGTTCATGAAGACAGTATGCCATCGTACTGGAAGACGTTTCGAATCCAGCAATGAAGAATATGAAAGCATTCGCTGCGACCTCATTCAGAGTCAAGGCCTTTTCATCCTCATTCTTCGTTATTTTTGTTTCCCAACTGTGGTCGCCATCTCGGTTGACGAATCCACTGTTGCGTAGCTGAACTAATAGCTGAAAGAAGTCGGGTCTGGTCACATTGTTATCTTCCCGGTACGATAACGTTTGCTTGACTGAATCGATAAAGAAATCCTCTACATCTTGGTCCATGGCTTTTATTcctaatattttcaacaaacttgGACAAACTGTTTGCGCCATTATGCGGAATCCGTTTTTAACATCCAACGAAAAGTATTTCTTTCCATACTTTCGAAACGGTGTATTTGGATCAGCAATACAATCGATTTCAAGACCAAATGCGGTCGATGCAATGTTATTTGTTGTAAATCCGGCTGACAAATCTCGTACTTCAACGGACGACTCTTTTTCAGCTAACTTCACCATATGTGCCTCCAATGGGTCAGCACATTTAACAATAGACGAAAACATCGCTTTTATTTTCCCAGATGTAAAGGCCGGGGACAGTTTGACCCGCCATTGCTTCCATTTATCCCCTCCGAGAGAAAACAAGTTTCCCGTTAGTGGATCACGTACTTCGTCCATGTAAAAACCGCGGTCGGTGAAATGGTGAAAGTCTTTCACCAATACCGATCGAATTAACTGTGGATCGCATACCACTAACACCGGATCGAACATTGAATAGAGACCGAAAAATGGTTCGTTCACCGATTGATAGAATTCTTGTAGCAATTCGCCAATAGAAATTCGtttcataaatgtttttccaaaattaccGAACGGAAAACTGGGTGAAAAACATTTAACACCCATTCGGCTCCAATAGCTGTACACATGATACCGATAGTAACACAAACAAATGATTAGAAGAACAACGACCAATAAGAACTCCAacgaaatcattttgttttttgacaaGATCGTCTTTTACTGGTTGCGTCTTGCAgccttttttcgcttttaaataaacaattttattttgttggttCGCTACTTATCATCGACGCTGTGTAGATTGTTTTatactaaatcaaaattagctGCTTCGACCTGCATAAACCACTATGtgattaaaaatggaaaatttcggAGAGAAACTCTTCTTAAAAAGATTATCGACTCTCAGTTTAATTTCGTTGTGCATAATCACTAAGCAGTGCTATGCATTAAGTTATCGACGACACACCTACTATcacttttatattttactCATATACGACTCAGTACGAGTTGTCGAACATTTTGTGGGTTTCAATGAACTGTAAGTAGATTGTAGATTGGTGTACAACATCATCGCAACTTAAGTACTGTGTAATTGCTAACAATTTTCTCGACGATCAATAAGCTACTCTGAATTGAGCTGTATTGTTGGTATTGTTGCTAATACGGCTgatgttttttcaaaaaccGGTAAACGGTGATAGTGATACCGtcctttaaaaaaacaaataccGGTAAAAAACCGGTAAATTTATATtgaacgagccatcagaacagtcggagcgtttgctgcgactgagccccgtacaaacccgtacatctattgcgtacgtgaccctagtgcgcctgtcaccctactttgaccgtaagcctattgcgccggttaatgtagttaaagtaaaattattatgaaatgtgtacatcttagaaattgcgcatagcgcaattacgaagccccgtacgacgttcctttcaaatgaaacaaaaatttcaaatcgccctaaaattttaatttattgagtataaatacacatagggccctagtaccggccttagtccgaggacccaaattaaatttttttttcaacaacattctatttggcctttgattaccttccaaatgaaacaaaaattacgacaaacggatgaaatttactcgagttgtatgtaaaatacacatagggcccttgtagcggccttagtccgaggacccaattttttttttcaaaaacattctattcggccttccattaccttctaaatcaaacaaaaattacgacggatgaaatttactcgagttgtatgtaaaatacacatagggccctagtaccggccttagtccgaggacccaaattaattttttttttcaacaacattctattcggcctttgattaccttccaaattaaacaaaaattacgaaaaacgaatgaaatttacttgagttctatgtaaaatacacatagggccctagtagcatttcacttctgatgccctaactcacggtccactcacccgattttaaaaaaaactttcctggattggtattgacaatacctatcatttgccatgtgatttacatttccatcgtttattttgccataaatatcaccaaaagaccttaaatcacttaggtggccctaactcacgaagggccgacccgaatatgcccatcttcgaacttagcctcactatttcgactatctttcagggaaaaaaatttttagaaatcggatttgatttactcaagatatcgacgtgacagacagacggacagacggcccaaatttttattgcggattcgtcatctatgaacataggcaaacactttgaccttaccgtctgcttcgaattccatcaattacacacggcatcgtaatgctataagccccttcgtacttcgtacggggctaaaaagccTTACGCCGTAAGCCGTAGGCTGTCGCAAGAGGgccattttttattcattgtGAACATAAATTATGACATAACACTTTTCCTACCACAATCTATATAAACTTCGGAAAAGTGTAATCATTTGATAGAAGAAAAGCTGAATAATATGCAGCGTGGCCGTTAAAATGTGGGCATCCTCTAGGCGTGCGTATACTTGCTGTACATGGACGGCAagagaggaagaagaagagaaacgagtggatttttaattaaacggGCTGCTCAAATGGAATTCTTATCAACGTTAGAACAGAGAAAAGAGACATTGCGTCATCGAAAAATTggtaaagaaaaaagaaaagaagttGACCATTAGAAACAGAAACTAAAACTTTCCAGAAATTTCGATCGCTCAAAGCAATGATCGAAGGTGCTAAAACATTGGTCAAAAGTGATGAAGCAACGACTATAAAAacttaaacttaaattgaaagttgaaaaaaagttcaattatCGAGAACATTTTAGCAACTTTTTGCTAACTTTTCACTATTTTGTCTCTAAATATCACATGCCTGGCTGATCAaatacgttgaatttcattctggacaaagttttcattgtaaaattaaaCTAATATTGACAATTAAATTGACTTACGGAAAAACCGGTAGACGGTATTTGATTCTTCCGTTATTTTACCGGTTTTTTTACCGAACAAGTAAAGTAATGAATCTGTAATTCGTAATTTATACTAAAAAAACTGTTTATCAATTACCAAtctgcaaaatttttctttttttttaaagaaatctaGCTTAGGGTCCTATTTCAGTACAATTTCGTACATGATATTAGTTCctttataaaaaaacgaatattttaacaGACATGccgtagaacatttttttgctcAGAATAATGGTCTTAATCTATAACAAGAATAGTACCGGCTAACGCCTAGTgagtcttttttctttttctttttgaatctCACCATCGTTTTTGAATCTCACCATCGTTCCCAACCACCTATCCCTAATCGAAACTTTCCTAAAGACTAAATGTCACTACTTTCGagcaataaattatgaaaataggtCGGGTCTCGCATTAAGTATAGATTAAGAGCATTAAGTATGATTTCTGTTTATTGCCAGCTTGGTATTCATTCAAGTCCCACttcggtattcaactaccaaattttcgatttataaataagcAAGCGAGCCGATTAAtatcatcagtcggtgtgcagctttCAAACATTAAACATCTCTACAACCTCCGTATGAGTTTGGTAGTccactaccactttggtagtcaactaccactttggtagtcaactactaCTTTGGTTAGCTACTACCactttgatagtcaactaccaaatactcgatttacaaatagaccagcaggcagaataatttcatcagtcggtgtgcatcTTTCGAggaagaaacatctttgctactaaatattttgggggtccaactaccaacaactaccaaactttcaaattgcaatgtctgctatgagcgatcggttaccagataacaaataataattgatttgcctggtgttggtttgctcatagtagcattgcaatttaccaacgtggtagtcaactaccaaatatttcagttataaataggcaagcaggcagaataatttcgtcattcgGTGCGTAGCTCTCAaacggtaaacatctctgctgctaaatattttgggggtccaactaccaacaactaccaaactttcaaattgcaatgtctgctatgagcgattggttaccagataacaaataataattgatttgcctggtgttggtttgttcatagtagcattgcaattttaacttttatcaatcacattttatttgtgacacagacggacggacggacggacggacggacggacagatgaagtgtaAAACCCTGATGCTCGATTtgataaaatgtaatattATGCATCTTATCAGCACGAACATTCTTAGTAAAGAACAATTAGTAGATGATGTATGCAACTCCCACATCagtttataaatttataaattgaagCCATAAAAACGTAATTTTAGACCTCTGTAATTAATTGTGGCCATGTGTTCGTAGAGTCGTTAAACAATTAGCCGAAGTAAACAAAATTGCATCATTGCCGCGTATAATTGCACAACCGTacgttttatttaaatttcattggaTTTCAACAGAAGATTAGAAGTAACCTTCGTATCCAATATTATGTATTAGTCCAGCCCCTTGTGTCAGAAAAAGTCGTCTCGCTCGCTTtaagtttttcgaattttttctttatctcatGTGATTGAGCATGAAAAACTAtggaactaattttttttctggaaaatggaaaatcgcttttccggccggaaaagcgGTGTATATGAAAAAAACTAAAAGTCAAATATCTACCGAACGCGataacttttttgaaaaattctttttttccttgaaagcctgattcaataccaacatttcgtggaacaacttttttttttctgtaaaataaaatggcgTCGATATAGGAATCTTCCCAAAAAATGACCCGGAAAATTCATAAACTTTGAGTTCACCTCACACCGTCAATTCGAGActgatttcaataaatgagGGTTCTTTAGAAAGCTAGAGTCAGTACCTTTCGAATGCTGCCCGGCGGGCTTCACGCCGTTTCCTGGATATCGAGATATAAGTCAGTATTTCCACGGTTCCTAGAACTGATATTTTCCAACATTCTTTGGTATTTATTTCTGAGCAAAATAGTGACGCATGATTAATTTTTGCTgatgaattttgaagaatagCCTGTCCACATCATTTTAGAATTGAATCCTAGTCACAAAACTAGCTCAGGATGTTGTGGATGCCATTCGATACCCAAATTTGTATAACTCGTCAAAGTAAACCCTATTTATGCACTAAACTACTTTCGATTCGACAATTTAACACCAGAAGTGTTTTAAATGGTGATAACTAACTGCACCATATACATTCCATTTGTGTTAAACACCTTCCTGATGTTCCATCGTCTTCCCAACTCTAGAACCAATAGATTTCTCGCATTTTTATCggatttttttcatgtttttctggATTTATGTCATTATTGAGGTAATTGAGGGGTCAGTTCCTATCAACTGATCATTCCTTATGGGTCCTCCAACTTCTAGGTTCTAGAAATCTTAGAAGTCTGAAATTATACCAGTAATTATATCCTGTGTTATCCTGAGTTATtaaaaggtgatcgaaaacttTATGTTTTTGGAAATCAGCGATAGGTGTATCAGTTGcctcaaaaaatataaaatacagATAAAACTAGAAGTAATACTAAAGACTTCAGATTTCTAGAACCTAGAAGTTGAAGGACCCATAAGGAATGATCAGTtgataggaactgacctctaaTTACCTCAATAATGACATAAATccagaaaaacatgaaaaaaattcgataaaaatgcgAGAAATCTATAGGTTCTAGAGTTGGGAAGACGATGGAACATCAGGAAGGTGCTTAAGACAAATGGAATGTATATGGTGCAGTTAGTTATCACCATTTAAAACACTTCTGGTGTTAAATTGTCGAATTGATAGTAGTTTAGTGCAAAAATAGGGTTTACTCTGACGAGTTATACAAATTTAGGTATTGAATGGCATCCACAACATCCTGAGCTAGTTTTGTGACTAGGATTCAATtctaaaaacatagctaacgccgacccgtacgaaacacctattcgtatcaaaagcctttaatgtgaaactcttcatttctcttacttcattttcttctctgctgaaaaactattctccctttaaaatcacttacgttatccactctttgccttgttatcatatacaactaaattgccggaggcaatatagacagccccgtacgaagacaaatttcataaattcctatttaaacagctatataccgctatatttacctatatttcactgtaaataaacatttcacagaggaatatatgctattatatagctctatatgcctgtatatagctcaatatagctgtatataggtatatatagatgtccgtatatggaatccctgaaaccccacacacataacaaattatttccatgttaacagaaactctcttagtaccattttccccaagatacttcaattttactaaaatccaatatggccgccggcagccattttgttaggagaccggaaatagtaccgacgctttacattcgttaatacctttcaaacaaaaaaaaattcatgaaattcggtcaaaatttactcgagatattgtcaaaatacactacgttcactgtacttccgagtagccagataagagctcactccaagagacctagctcacgctccggagaacataatttcataatttttttttccctgattggtacggtcaatacctatctaataaagctaaaacgaacgaaatatgttcaaatgtggccgacctacaagcaaaaactgcttgccgccctgtgcctgttccacaccaaggggtctaactcacgagtcggtcatccgatttccataaactttttttttgtcgatcggtattgtaaataccttttatttgacgtatcacttacaagtttaacgttaaaatgtccggagatatcttcgaaaaaccgtaaagcacttatagggccacagctcgggaggggtcgatccaaaatcactcatcttcgaacttagcctgtcttttgacattaccaaacgggaaaaaaaagaattttcaaaatcggatgcgttttactcaagttatcgtgcagacagacagacggacagacggacagacggacattttttttttcgcggatttggcatctctagacaaccacaataggtttccccttgctcagggagtccaattcgacgtgttacaaacgtatgcgtaaacctataagaccccagtacttcgtacgggtctaaaaattagTTCCATAGTTTTTCATGCTCAATCACatgagataaagaaaaaattcgaaaaacttaAAGCGAGCGGATTGACACAAGGGGCTGGACTATATGTGCGCGTGTGTGATATACATAAATGTATTAACTCCAAAATCCAGCGTATATGAACAAACAAGTGTATATAACGTATTGTGTGAACTGAAAGAAAAGATACATCGCAAAAACCAATCCGATAGATAATAACATTGACCATGACGACGCTAAAACGGCATGATTCAGTGAAACATAAAAGCGAATAGCTGAACAGAGACTATCATAACATTAACAGTGAGTAGTGTAAATGGTCAACGTGAAAAGATAAACGTTgcggaaaaattgtttgtaatgcTGAGGATGGGTTTCGTATTCGGCAGTCTAACCGTTGATTTGTTAGCAGCGTTGCTAATAATAGCCACAAGTGTTTACTTTTATGCTACGCTGCACACGTACGCCTACTGGAAAAAACGCGGTGTTAAGTTTATCGAACCAACATTTCTGTTCGGGAATTTCGGACCGACATTTCGGCAAAAATTAAGTCTCGGAGAAGTGGTGCAGACATTCTACAACTCCACATCAGACGCATTCATCGGCATTTTCGTTGCCTTTAAACCGACATTGGTGGTACGCGATCCGGAATTGGCTCGAACCGTTTTGATCAAAGACTTTCAACACTTCCATGACCGCGGAATCGTTATCGACGAGGAGCGTGATCCCCTGTCTGGCCATCTGTTTTCATTGGGTGGACAGAAATGGGATAATCTACGAGCAAAACTTTCGCCAACCTTTACCTCTGGTAAGCTGAAGGCGATGTTTCCAACGCTTGTGGCTTGTGGTGATCCGTTAAAGAAATTCATGGAACAGGCGGCAATTAAGGGGGAAACGATTGAAGTCCGTGAAGTTTTGGCTCAATACACCACGAATGTATGGGTTTCCATGTTATCCGATGccaaacgaaatat
It includes:
- the LOC119067658 gene encoding probable cytochrome P450 6d4, whose product is MISLEFLLVVVLLIICLCYYRYHVYSYWSRMGVKCFSPSFPFGNFGKTFMKRISIGELLQEFYQSVNEPFFGLYSMFDPVLVVCDPQLIRSVLVKDFHHFTDRGFYMDEVRDPLTGNLFSLGGDKWKQWRVKLSPAFTSGKIKAMFSSIVKCADPLEAHMVKLAEKESSVEVRDLSAGFTTNNIASTAFGLEIDCIADPNTPFRKYGKKYFSLDVKNGFRIMAQTVCPSLLKILGIKAMDQDVEDFFIDSVKQTLSYREDNNVTRPDFFQLLVQLRNSGFVNRDGDHSWETKITKNEDEKALTLNEVAANAFIFFIAGFETSSSTMAYCLHELAKNHELQRRAHQEIDEVMKKYNDEITYESMTELKFLECCIDETLRKYPALPVLTRTCTIPYTIPGTNVHINRGTLVMIPVFALHRDPTFYPDPDTFNPDRFYVDNIGAKPFVEQPMLQFGDGPRICPGMRSGKLTTKIGLLKMLSKCRYDLAGPADIKFSSSSLVLSPNHGLKLKVTLRK